A genomic window from Algoriphagus sp. Y33 includes:
- a CDS encoding sugar porter family MFS transporter has product MKPTYSYNQTYIWLISFTAALGGFLFGYDWVVIGGAKPFYEPFFNVTSAADQGWGTSSALIGCMIGAGACILVSDKLGRKRLLIFSGLLFSLSAFGTAMSGTFWEFNCYRIIGGVAMGVALNLSPLYIAELSPPEKRGKMVTINQLLIMIGVLLAQLINWQISLADTQLADDASFEMIAASWSGQIGWRWMFAAEAIPALLFFVLMFFVPESVPWLIKNRKEARARQILVKIGGEAYADDTIAEVKTTLREGDFGHVNLKELFQMRVMKLLGIGIFLAFLQQWSGINVVIYYAADIFQAAGYNLKQMMLNIVVIGGVMVLSVFITIFTVDRFGRRKLLLIGTSAMAMLYGLIGYFFFIDLGGDLVVLAVLTNVMFYSFTLAPLLWVVLSEIFPTRIRGAAISIGALAHWIGNFTLTYFFPAIRENLGWANNFWLYGAICAFGFLVIYFVLPETKGKSLEEIEKELVG; this is encoded by the coding sequence ATGAAGCCTACCTATTCTTACAATCAAACGTACATTTGGCTGATCAGTTTCACCGCAGCATTGGGAGGGTTTTTATTTGGGTACGATTGGGTGGTGATAGGAGGGGCAAAGCCATTTTATGAGCCGTTTTTCAATGTTACATCCGCAGCAGATCAGGGTTGGGGAACGAGTTCAGCGTTGATTGGCTGTATGATAGGGGCAGGAGCTTGCATACTTGTCAGCGATAAATTGGGCCGCAAAAGACTGCTGATCTTCTCCGGATTACTCTTTTCATTGTCTGCGTTCGGAACAGCCATGTCGGGCACTTTTTGGGAATTCAATTGCTATAGAATCATCGGCGGTGTGGCCATGGGAGTGGCGCTGAACCTTTCCCCCCTTTACATTGCTGAACTTTCCCCTCCGGAAAAGCGGGGGAAAATGGTGACTATCAATCAGCTGCTGATTATGATCGGAGTGCTTTTGGCTCAGTTGATCAACTGGCAAATATCGCTGGCCGATACACAACTGGCCGATGATGCTAGTTTTGAGATGATAGCAGCGAGCTGGAGCGGGCAGATTGGCTGGAGATGGATGTTTGCGGCAGAAGCTATTCCTGCGCTTCTGTTTTTCGTATTGATGTTTTTTGTACCCGAGTCCGTGCCTTGGTTGATTAAGAATAGGAAAGAAGCCAGGGCAAGACAAATACTTGTAAAAATCGGAGGTGAAGCGTATGCGGATGATACTATTGCTGAAGTAAAAACAACATTGAGAGAAGGTGATTTTGGCCATGTAAATCTCAAAGAATTGTTTCAGATGAGAGTCATGAAGCTACTTGGGATCGGTATTTTCTTGGCTTTTCTCCAGCAGTGGAGCGGGATCAATGTGGTGATTTATTATGCCGCAGATATCTTTCAGGCGGCAGGTTACAATCTGAAGCAAATGATGCTGAATATTGTGGTAATCGGTGGAGTGATGGTCCTTTCTGTTTTTATTACCATCTTCACCGTAGATAGATTTGGAAGGAGGAAACTCTTATTGATTGGTACTTCTGCGATGGCCATGCTTTATGGATTGATTGGCTATTTTTTCTTTATCGATCTTGGAGGAGACTTGGTAGTATTGGCTGTTTTGACCAATGTGATGTTTTATTCTTTCACACTGGCACCGCTGCTTTGGGTGGTGCTTTCAGAGATTTTCCCTACCCGGATTCGGGGCGCCGCTATTTCCATCGGCGCTTTAGCGCATTGGATTGGGAATTTTACACTGACCTATTTCTTTCCCGCGATTCGGGAGAATCTCGGTTGGGCGAATAATTTTTGGTTGTATGGAGCAATATGTGCGTTCGGTTTCTTGGTGATTTACTTTGTATTGCCTGAGACCAAGGGCAAGTCTTTGGAAGAGATAGAGAAGGAGTTGGTTGGGTGA
- a CDS encoding sulfatase yields MKHTLKSIFLGSLAVLAFSCKTEEGEKTAERPNIIFIMSDDHAYQAISAYDNSLIETPNIDRIADMGILFTNASVTNSICAPSRATILTGKHSHINGKIDNHYPFDTTNVTFPQLLQDAGYQTAMFGKLHFGNNPKGFDQFKILPGQGSYYNPDFITKYEGEIQVEGYVTDIVTDMTLEWLEKERNTEDPFMLMYLHKAPHRSWIMAERHLEEFTTRTFPEPTTLFDDYSGRTHAAAEAEMSILNDMGWAGDNKVYPAVMDELGVEEVRYDKIRFENDYKRLTPSQRENYDRAYSKVNEEFKKSYPSMTDEDKMKWKYQRYMQDYLGTIKSVDENVGRLLDYLEANDLLENTIIVYTSDQGFYLGEHGWFDKRFVYDESFKTPLLMAWPGKTKAGIRSDAMVQNLDFAQTFLDLAGVEAPADMQGESMLPLLTGNEDQWIRDAVYYHYYEYPAEHMVNRHYAIVTKEYKLIHYYFVEDEWELIDREKDPKELKNVYNDPEYAEVRAELHAQLEKLREKYKDNSELSQQFVDRFVEDASEGKIFGASKEKVEEILERRNK; encoded by the coding sequence ATGAAACATACATTAAAATCAATTTTTCTTGGCTCACTTGCCGTCCTTGCTTTTTCCTGTAAAACCGAAGAGGGAGAGAAAACCGCAGAACGCCCCAATATAATTTTCATTATGTCGGATGATCATGCCTATCAGGCAATTTCTGCTTATGACAATAGCCTGATCGAAACACCGAATATCGACAGAATCGCAGATATGGGCATTTTATTTACCAATGCATCCGTTACGAATTCAATCTGCGCTCCATCAAGAGCTACTATTTTGACCGGAAAACACTCCCATATCAATGGAAAAATAGATAATCATTATCCTTTTGATACGACTAATGTGACGTTTCCCCAACTCCTCCAAGACGCAGGCTATCAGACAGCCATGTTTGGTAAGCTTCATTTTGGTAACAATCCGAAGGGGTTTGACCAATTCAAGATTTTGCCGGGACAGGGGTCGTACTACAACCCTGACTTTATCACCAAATATGAAGGTGAAATCCAAGTGGAAGGATATGTGACGGATATCGTGACCGACATGACCTTGGAATGGCTGGAGAAGGAGCGGAATACAGAGGATCCATTTATGCTGATGTATCTGCACAAAGCTCCCCATAGATCGTGGATAATGGCCGAAAGACATCTGGAGGAGTTTACTACTAGAACTTTTCCTGAGCCTACTACGCTGTTTGATGATTACTCGGGCAGAACACATGCTGCCGCAGAGGCGGAAATGAGCATTTTGAACGATATGGGTTGGGCAGGAGATAATAAAGTTTATCCGGCTGTAATGGATGAATTGGGAGTAGAAGAAGTGAGGTATGATAAAATCCGCTTTGAAAACGACTACAAAAGATTGACTCCTTCCCAGCGGGAAAACTATGACAGAGCGTACTCCAAAGTCAATGAAGAGTTCAAGAAAAGCTATCCTTCCATGACCGATGAGGATAAAATGAAATGGAAGTATCAGCGGTATATGCAGGATTACTTGGGGACTATCAAGTCAGTCGATGAAAATGTAGGCCGCTTGTTGGATTACCTGGAGGCTAATGATCTTTTGGAAAACACCATCATCGTTTATACTTCGGATCAGGGGTTTTATCTGGGAGAGCACGGTTGGTTTGATAAGCGTTTTGTCTATGATGAATCATTTAAGACACCACTTCTTATGGCTTGGCCCGGAAAAACAAAGGCGGGAATCAGGTCCGATGCGATGGTTCAAAACCTGGATTTTGCCCAGACATTCTTGGATTTGGCAGGAGTGGAAGCTCCGGCTGATATGCAGGGTGAGAGCATGCTTCCCCTACTGACGGGCAATGAGGATCAATGGATCCGTGATGCGGTGTACTACCATTATTATGAATATCCGGCTGAACATATGGTCAATCGGCATTATGCTATCGTAACAAAGGAGTACAAGCTGATCCACTATTATTTTGTAGAGGATGAATGGGAATTGATTGATCGGGAAAAAGATCCCAAGGAGTTGAAAAATGTTTATAACGATCCGGAATATGCTGAAGTAAGAGCGGAGCTACATGCGCAGTTGGAAAAACTGCGGGAGAAATACAAGGACAATTCAGAGCTCAGCCAACAGTTTGTAGATCGCTTTGTCGAGGATGCTTCCGAAGGAAAAATTTTTGGGGCCAGCAAAGAAAAAGTAGAGGAAATTCTGGAAAGACGTAACAAATAA
- the msrA gene encoding peptide-methionine (S)-S-oxide reductase MsrA, with protein MDKFKKAYIAGGCFWGMEDLFRTRPGIVDTEVGYQGGQNENPTYRNHPGHAEGIELTYDPNETSFKEILDYFFRMHNPTTVDQQGNDIGSSYRSAIFYQDEEEKAIAEEMIAIVDDSGKWPNKVVTTLEPFSPFWPAEDYHQDYLVKNPNGYTCHFLRFEDSFIKE; from the coding sequence ATGGACAAGTTTAAAAAAGCATACATTGCGGGAGGCTGTTTCTGGGGGATGGAAGATCTCTTTAGGACACGTCCGGGGATTGTGGATACTGAAGTTGGCTACCAGGGAGGTCAAAATGAGAACCCTACCTACAGAAATCATCCAGGTCATGCGGAAGGCATTGAACTGACGTATGATCCCAATGAAACTTCCTTCAAGGAGATCTTGGATTATTTTTTTAGAATGCACAATCCCACTACCGTTGATCAGCAAGGGAACGATATAGGATCGAGCTATCGCTCTGCGATTTTCTACCAAGATGAGGAAGAAAAAGCAATTGCCGAAGAAATGATAGCCATCGTAGATGATTCCGGAAAGTGGCCTAATAAGGTTGTGACCACTCTGGAGCCATTTTCCCCTTTTTGGCCTGCAGAGGATTACCATCAGGACTATTTGGTGAAAAACCCCAATGGATATACCTGTCATTTCTTGAGATTTGAGGACAGTTTTATTAAGGAGTAA
- a CDS encoding RagB/SusD family nutrient uptake outer membrane protein produces the protein MLVAGFVGCSSFLEEEDPSNLTPESFYTIPDHAEAALAAVYADTRFIGGGAGIFSANWQLLEAPTGTSTTETAQNSDLNNLYGLIYDARTQHMINWWNGLYRVIAQANLVLEKVPGITPMDEAQKTKILGEARFLRAWAYFYVVRLWGDAPLITTPQTASSEDFKPSPATQEALYALIVEDLKAAEAAGLPWMDESGRASLAAAKSLLSKVYLTMAGFPLSMGASHYQLAADKAKEVIEYGASNPSLINLFPTYKAIHNENNDNRLEHIFMLQYNVVVAGNPMNDMFPNFKPVTFAGPSGTGSTVPTEEFYNSYEPGDLRAVNQEGYFYTTYYENGSGAEFDLGAPYIFKHFNQIALGSKDQPGTRANNLNVPLIRFAEVLLIYAEAQNEVGGPNALAVESLKRIRDRAGLTTPSLGGFTSDTFRDAVLRERWHELCYEQITWFDMLRLRKVYNESTNGFDNFEGHVNPSSNQALQARHYLMPYPLPEMQNNPNLVPQNPGY, from the coding sequence ATGTTGGTAGCAGGATTTGTAGGTTGTTCGAGCTTCTTGGAAGAAGAGGATCCATCTAATTTGACACCTGAAAGCTTCTACACGATTCCTGACCACGCAGAAGCGGCACTTGCGGCTGTTTACGCTGATACGCGGTTTATCGGAGGAGGGGCAGGGATATTTTCAGCTAACTGGCAATTGCTTGAAGCTCCCACAGGAACTTCTACAACTGAAACAGCCCAAAATTCAGATTTAAACAATTTATATGGGCTGATCTATGATGCAAGAACCCAGCACATGATCAACTGGTGGAATGGATTGTACCGGGTTATTGCCCAGGCAAACCTGGTGTTGGAGAAGGTTCCGGGCATTACCCCTATGGATGAGGCCCAGAAGACCAAAATTCTCGGTGAAGCTAGATTTCTTAGGGCATGGGCCTATTTCTATGTAGTCAGACTATGGGGTGATGCGCCATTGATTACCACTCCTCAAACTGCTAGTTCAGAGGATTTTAAGCCGTCACCTGCTACCCAGGAAGCACTATATGCATTGATTGTGGAAGATTTAAAAGCAGCAGAGGCAGCGGGCTTGCCTTGGATGGATGAAAGCGGAAGAGCGTCTTTGGCTGCCGCCAAATCACTGCTTTCCAAGGTGTATTTGACTATGGCAGGTTTTCCTTTGAGTATGGGAGCATCTCACTATCAGCTGGCTGCTGATAAGGCCAAAGAAGTTATTGAGTATGGGGCGAGCAATCCATCATTGATCAATTTATTCCCTACTTACAAAGCAATTCATAACGAAAACAATGACAATAGATTAGAGCATATTTTTATGCTTCAATACAATGTGGTGGTGGCCGGAAATCCGATGAACGACATGTTTCCGAACTTCAAGCCGGTAACTTTTGCCGGCCCATCCGGAACTGGAAGCACAGTGCCTACAGAGGAATTCTACAATTCTTATGAACCGGGTGATCTCAGAGCAGTCAATCAGGAAGGATATTTCTATACGACTTATTATGAAAATGGCAGTGGGGCAGAATTTGATCTGGGAGCTCCTTATATCTTCAAGCATTTTAATCAGATAGCTCTCGGATCTAAGGATCAACCCGGTACAAGGGCAAATAACCTGAACGTACCTTTGATCAGATTTGCAGAGGTATTGTTGATTTATGCTGAGGCACAGAATGAAGTTGGTGGACCAAATGCCCTGGCAGTTGAGAGTTTGAAAAGAATTCGGGACAGGGCTGGACTGACTACACCATCTTTGGGTGGATTCACTTCAGATACATTTCGGGACGCTGTCTTGAGAGAGAGATGGCATGAGCTCTGCTACGAGCAGATTACCTGGTTCGATATGCTTCGCTTGCGCAAAGTGTATAATGAGTCTACCAATGGATTTGATAATTTTGAAGGACATGTAAACCCAAGCTCTAACCAAGCTCTTCAGGCGAGACATTACCTGATGCCTTACCCACTTCCGGAAATGCAGAACAATCCTAATCTTGTTCCGCAGAATCCGGGTTATTAA
- a CDS encoding TonB-dependent receptor: MKIYLHRRLLQKSKGILYGFLFQLLFTPLLIASQGGSNQEISGEEKVQAGIEKTAEGDAFNITGISSKDASESAMEVADVTVTGKVLDETGLPLPGATVSVVGTTLGTVTDIDGQFTITVPDDAELIISYIGYEPQRVTVGTQTVINVTLRPDATALDEVVVIGYGTAKRSDLTGSVGSVDAEALRERPATSLNQALAGRVSGVQVNNNSGRPGGRTTVRIRGFSSINSSNNPLYVIDGVQMPMGTLDQTTNAIDYINPNDIVSVEVLKDASSTAIYGSRGANGVILVTTKKGRAGEGSVTYNVDLSVPIIGPNRPEVLNAKQYLAVEDLAWANMEKYDPEGWNDGKWAYLNPALRRTDPRIFDSNGNPLYDTDWLKETTQNKLSQNHQLGFTGGNERTSYSLSLGYRDDEGLVQTSYLKRYSTRFTIEDKVKTWLTVGGSLNYNNQSENLVDVNDAVARQMVEDFPFLPVRYEDGTFANNRDYPFAEGTMSSMHRLQGRRYILNTQTTLGSMYTNIKFSDALEMRTALGVNILTQENNQSQTRTLAIGQNGTASKSMRKDTFWSLENYLTYNKVFAERHAVTGLLGISWQENNYTAMNASIENFATDYFEYNNLGAGSQLPRVGSGAAREALNSYFARLNYILDDKYLFTFTGRADGSSKFGDNNKYAFFPSAALAWRVSEEGFLKGNQTISNLKVRTSYGLTGNSEIPPYSSLSLLSSNYSAIYNETQVGGTGINRLANPDLKWEKTAQTDFGVELGMFNNRLNIEVDLYYRKTTDMLLDAPVPRTSGYATIRSNVGSMENKGVEFTLNSVNIDRENFSWNTSFNLSLNRNKVLSLATPADIFGVGGPNFTNQTNIIRVGEPVGSFWGLVRLGTWSEAERAEAAEFVSYRNGLTILPGDIKYLDVNGDKAINDSDRMIIGNGSPDFWGAISNSFRLYNFDLTVELQYSVGNDVLDMTLHPSEDRQALANSYISVLDAWTPENQDSQIAEIRDTRAGYVTNVDSRWVKDGSFLRGRNLLLGYNFPSNVTSAIKLSRLRAYASAQNFFLLTGKDIVGDPEVTPTNGNVSSNVFSQGMNWHSYPKPTIFMFGLQVTL, from the coding sequence ATGAAAATATATTTACATAGACGACTCTTGCAGAAGTCTAAAGGAATTCTCTACGGATTCTTGTTTCAGCTGTTATTTACCCCTTTGCTCATCGCAAGCCAAGGGGGATCGAATCAGGAAATTAGTGGGGAAGAGAAAGTACAAGCGGGTATTGAAAAGACCGCTGAAGGAGATGCATTTAATATAACCGGAATCTCCTCTAAGGATGCGAGTGAATCCGCTATGGAAGTGGCAGATGTTACCGTCACAGGAAAAGTTCTGGACGAAACAGGATTGCCTCTTCCAGGTGCTACAGTTTCGGTGGTAGGTACTACTCTTGGAACTGTGACAGATATAGATGGGCAATTTACCATTACAGTTCCTGATGATGCCGAATTGATTATCTCTTACATTGGATATGAGCCTCAGCGTGTAACTGTCGGAACCCAAACTGTCATAAACGTTACACTTCGACCGGATGCAACCGCTCTAGATGAGGTGGTTGTAATTGGTTATGGTACGGCTAAAAGAAGCGATTTAACCGGCTCGGTAGGCTCAGTGGATGCTGAAGCACTTAGAGAACGTCCGGCGACATCTTTAAATCAGGCTTTAGCCGGTAGGGTGTCCGGTGTACAGGTCAACAATAACTCGGGACGTCCGGGAGGAAGAACTACAGTTAGAATCAGAGGCTTTAGTTCTATTAACTCCTCCAATAACCCGCTTTATGTAATTGACGGTGTGCAGATGCCTATGGGTACTTTGGATCAAACAACGAATGCTATTGACTATATAAACCCTAATGATATTGTCTCTGTGGAAGTTTTGAAAGATGCTTCTTCTACAGCGATATATGGTTCCAGGGGGGCAAACGGTGTGATCTTGGTGACCACCAAAAAAGGCAGGGCAGGTGAAGGAAGTGTAACATACAATGTGGATTTGAGCGTACCGATCATCGGGCCAAACAGGCCTGAAGTATTGAATGCGAAGCAATATCTCGCGGTGGAAGATCTTGCTTGGGCAAATATGGAAAAATATGATCCTGAAGGGTGGAATGATGGCAAATGGGCCTACCTCAACCCGGCACTGAGAAGAACCGATCCCCGCATTTTTGATAGCAATGGCAACCCGCTTTATGATACAGACTGGTTGAAAGAGACTACACAGAATAAACTTTCCCAAAATCATCAACTTGGATTTACAGGAGGAAATGAGCGTACGTCCTATTCTCTTTCCTTGGGTTATAGAGATGATGAAGGCCTGGTGCAGACTTCTTATTTAAAGCGTTATTCAACAAGATTTACCATAGAAGATAAGGTGAAAACCTGGTTGACCGTAGGCGGCAGTCTTAACTATAATAATCAGTCAGAAAATCTGGTAGATGTGAATGATGCTGTTGCACGTCAGATGGTGGAGGATTTTCCATTCCTACCGGTAAGGTATGAAGACGGAACATTTGCCAATAACCGTGATTATCCGTTTGCCGAAGGTACGATGAGTTCTATGCATAGACTCCAGGGAAGAAGGTATATTCTGAATACCCAAACTACCCTTGGTAGTATGTACACCAACATCAAATTCTCGGATGCTTTGGAAATGAGAACAGCCTTGGGCGTCAATATTCTGACCCAGGAAAACAATCAATCGCAGACAAGAACTTTGGCTATCGGTCAAAATGGTACTGCGTCCAAAAGTATGAGAAAAGATACCTTTTGGTCCTTGGAAAATTACCTGACGTATAATAAAGTCTTTGCTGAAAGACATGCTGTCACGGGGCTTCTTGGGATTTCCTGGCAGGAGAATAATTATACGGCTATGAATGCCAGTATCGAGAACTTTGCAACAGATTACTTCGAGTATAATAACCTGGGAGCAGGAAGTCAGCTGCCAAGAGTAGGGTCTGGTGCAGCTCGTGAAGCGTTAAATTCCTACTTTGCCAGATTAAATTACATTTTGGATGATAAGTATCTGTTTACTTTCACAGGCCGTGCGGATGGTTCTTCTAAATTCGGAGACAATAATAAATACGCCTTTTTCCCATCTGCGGCATTGGCTTGGAGAGTTTCCGAAGAGGGATTTCTGAAAGGAAACCAAACAATTTCCAACTTAAAAGTAAGAACTAGTTACGGACTCACCGGTAACTCAGAGATCCCTCCTTATTCTTCTCTTTCTCTACTGAGCTCTAATTACTCTGCGATTTACAATGAAACCCAAGTAGGTGGAACTGGAATCAATAGACTGGCTAACCCTGATTTGAAATGGGAAAAAACTGCTCAGACAGATTTTGGAGTTGAGTTGGGAATGTTCAATAATCGCTTGAATATAGAAGTTGATCTCTATTACAGAAAAACTACAGATATGTTGCTGGATGCGCCTGTTCCAAGAACAAGTGGCTATGCAACGATCCGAAGTAATGTAGGATCAATGGAAAATAAAGGAGTTGAGTTCACGCTTAATTCTGTGAATATTGATCGGGAGAATTTTAGCTGGAATACTTCGTTTAACTTATCGCTAAATAGGAACAAGGTGCTTTCACTAGCGACACCGGCAGATATTTTCGGAGTAGGTGGTCCTAATTTCACCAACCAGACCAATATCATCAGAGTAGGAGAGCCGGTTGGGTCTTTCTGGGGCTTGGTGAGATTAGGTACTTGGAGTGAAGCCGAAAGGGCTGAAGCTGCGGAATTTGTGAGTTATAGAAATGGACTTACAATTCTTCCTGGAGATATCAAGTATTTGGATGTGAATGGAGATAAAGCAATCAATGATTCGGATAGAATGATTATAGGCAATGGTAGTCCGGATTTCTGGGGAGCTATTTCCAACAGTTTCAGACTATACAATTTTGATCTCACAGTAGAGCTTCAATACAGTGTTGGAAATGACGTATTGGATATGACACTACACCCAAGTGAAGACCGTCAAGCCCTTGCGAATAGCTATATATCTGTCTTAGACGCTTGGACTCCTGAAAATCAGGATAGTCAAATTGCCGAAATCCGTGATACACGTGCGGGGTACGTTACCAACGTGGACTCCCGCTGGGTAAAAGATGGTTCGTTTTTGCGTGGAAGAAATCTGCTGTTGGGTTATAATTTTCCATCGAATGTGACCAGTGCCATCAAATTGAGCAGGTTGAGGGCTTATGCTTCTGCCCAGAATTTCTTTCTCTTGACAGGTAAGGATATTGTCGGTGATCCGGAAGTTACTCCGACCAACGGGAATGTATCCAGTAACGTATTTTCTCAGGGAATGAACTGGCATAGTTACCCTAAACCAACCATCTTCATGTTTGGCCTACAAGTAACTCTTTAA
- a CDS encoding alkaline phosphatase, translating into MRNSFFLLLLLAAFSVSAQDHTQFQIHSHNDYLQKVPFWTAFAAGASSIEVDVILKDGKLMAAHEAESIDPKRTIESLYLAPISEGVKNGLLSHLNFHLLVDLKTEAYATLKVLEEGMKNYKDVLYSADNPDGLKLIISGNRPKPEEYKNYPDWMLFDYQSTELTEDLPWSKIGMVSLSFSRFSVWNGKGRMVETEREKVQDFIDLVHSFDRPVRFWGSPDSKSAWKAFHEMGEDYINTDHPIDAAEYLSKLEENSYQNTSKHKVYQPKFDVDGAEVPVKNVILMIGDGNGLTQIAAALFSNDNQLNLTLLKNMGLIKTQAADDFTTDSAAGATAFATGEKTNNRALGVDPKGRTLRNLPDILDEYGFSSGIITTDQLTGATPAAFYAHHPERDDSDQIAAYLPKSKLDLFIGGGEANFITQKENLKSAGFTVKDSLHHTEADRIGYFAASKSLPKKLDGRGDYLLKSTAFALEFFDRKSLPFFLMIEAANIDSGGHSNSTSMIVSEMLDFDEVIGSVIQYVDANPNTLLIVTADHETGGASIPQGNIASSTVELGFHSDDHTGIMVPVFAYGAHSGDFRGVYENTAIFHKIMELIKEYHGK; encoded by the coding sequence ATGCGTAATTCCTTTTTTCTTCTCCTTCTTCTGGCAGCCTTTAGTGTTTCGGCACAGGACCATACACAATTTCAAATCCACTCGCACAACGATTACTTGCAAAAAGTGCCTTTTTGGACAGCTTTTGCAGCTGGGGCATCTTCCATCGAAGTAGATGTGATTTTGAAAGATGGAAAACTAATGGCTGCTCATGAAGCTGAGAGCATTGATCCAAAGCGGACAATTGAAAGTCTATATTTAGCCCCGATTTCTGAGGGGGTAAAAAATGGTTTGCTTTCCCACCTCAATTTTCATTTGCTGGTAGATCTGAAAACCGAAGCGTATGCTACCCTGAAGGTGCTGGAGGAAGGCATGAAAAACTACAAAGATGTACTCTATAGTGCGGATAATCCGGATGGATTGAAACTGATAATTTCAGGAAATAGACCAAAACCTGAGGAGTACAAAAACTACCCTGACTGGATGCTCTTTGACTATCAGAGCACGGAATTGACCGAGGATTTGCCATGGAGCAAAATAGGAATGGTAAGTTTGAGTTTTAGCCGGTTTTCTGTCTGGAACGGAAAAGGAAGAATGGTGGAAACTGAGCGTGAGAAAGTTCAGGACTTTATCGACTTGGTTCATAGTTTTGATAGACCCGTGAGATTTTGGGGTTCTCCGGACAGTAAGTCTGCCTGGAAAGCATTTCATGAAATGGGGGAAGACTACATCAATACCGACCATCCGATAGATGCTGCAGAGTACTTAAGTAAGTTGGAGGAAAATAGCTATCAAAACACTTCAAAACATAAAGTTTATCAGCCAAAATTCGATGTAGACGGAGCGGAAGTTCCGGTGAAAAATGTGATTTTGATGATCGGTGACGGAAATGGATTGACCCAGATAGCTGCAGCTCTATTTTCTAATGACAATCAGCTCAACCTGACCCTGCTGAAGAACATGGGATTGATCAAAACTCAAGCTGCGGATGACTTTACCACAGATTCGGCTGCAGGAGCAACGGCTTTTGCGACTGGAGAGAAAACAAACAACCGGGCACTGGGAGTGGATCCGAAAGGAAGAACTCTGAGAAATTTACCGGATATATTGGATGAGTACGGATTCTCAAGTGGAATTATCACTACTGATCAACTGACTGGGGCTACTCCGGCGGCGTTCTATGCACATCATCCCGAGCGTGATGATTCTGATCAGATTGCCGCTTATTTGCCAAAGAGTAAATTAGACTTATTCATAGGTGGAGGCGAAGCTAATTTTATAACCCAGAAAGAAAATCTGAAAAGTGCGGGATTTACTGTGAAAGACAGTTTACACCATACAGAAGCGGATCGTATCGGCTATTTTGCAGCATCGAAATCCTTGCCTAAAAAGCTGGATGGGAGAGGTGACTATTTGCTGAAAAGCACCGCTTTTGCGCTTGAGTTTTTTGACCGGAAAAGCCTTCCTTTTTTCTTGATGATAGAGGCTGCAAATATTGATTCGGGAGGGCATTCCAACAGTACCTCCATGATCGTATCCGAGATGTTGGATTTTGATGAAGTCATAGGCAGCGTAATCCAATACGTCGACGCAAACCCAAATACCTTGCTGATCGTCACTGCGGATCACGAGACAGGGGGAGCATCCATTCCGCAGGGAAATATCGCTTCTTCCACAGTGGAACTCGGGTTTCACAGCGATGATCATACGGGGATAATGGTTCCTGTATTCGCTTATGGGGCGCATTCCGGAGATTTCAGAGGGGTGTATGAGAATACTGCCATATTCCATAAGATTATGGAACTGATCAAAGAATATCACGGGAAATAA